From Xenopus tropicalis strain Nigerian chromosome 3, UCB_Xtro_10.0, whole genome shotgun sequence, the proteins below share one genomic window:
- the rsl24d1 gene encoding probable ribosome biogenesis protein RLP24: MRVEKCYFCSAPIYPGHGMMFVRNDCKVFRFCRSKCHKNFKKKRNPRKIRWTKAFRKSAGKELTVDNAFEFEKRRNEPVKYKRELWSKTVEAMKRVEEIKQKRQARFIMNRLKKGKELQKAQDIKEVKQNIHLIRAPHAGKTKQLEDKMVQKLQEDVDMEDSS, from the exons ATGAGAGTGGAAAAGTGTTACTTCTGCTCTGCGCCCATTTACCCGGGGCACGGGATGATGTTCGTGAGGAACGACTGCAAG GTTTTTAGATTCTGCAGatcaaaatgccataaaaatttcAAGAAGAAGCGCAACCCTAGGAAGATCAGGTGGACCAAAGCGTTCAGAAAATCAGCTGGTAAAGAGTTGACCGTG GATAATGCATTTGAATTTGAAAAGAGAAGAAATGAACCTGTCAAATATAAGAGAGAATTGTGGAGCAAGACAG TCGAGGCAATGAAGAGAGTGGAAGAAATCAAGCAGAAGAGGCAGGCCCGGTTTATCATGAacag ACTGAAAAAGGGCAAAGAGTTGCAGAAAGCACAGGATATCAAAGAAGTCAAACAGAATATTCATCTTATTCGGGCTCCTCATGCCG GAAAGACAAAACAACTGGAAGACAAAATGGTTCAGAAATTACAAGAGGATGTGGACATGGAAGATTCTTCCTAG